A region of the Acidimicrobiales bacterium genome:
GGCAGCGGTTGCGCTGCGTGCGGCGGGAATGAAGATCCTGCCCGCCGACTGAGGGTTCCTGCGCCCGCCCCGTGGGTGTGAGCGGGCGCGTCAGCTCTGTCGTCCCCTCAACCAGGCCTCGAGCTCCTCGGCGAGTTCCTCGGCGCTGGGTACCAGCTCGTCGGAGGAGTCGACAGATCGCTCGAGTTCTGCGACGTAGTCGGCGATCTCGGGGTCCTCGGCGACGGCGGCGTCCACCTGGCGGCGCCAGTCGCGTGCGTCGTCGTCGAGCTCCTCGGCGCCGCCGTCGACGCCCAACACGAGTTCGAGACGGGCCAGCAGTGACCGGGTGGCCTCGGGGTTCGGTGGCGAGGGTACGTAATGGGGGACCGCCACACGCAGCGACACGGCGGGGATGCCGGCCCTGTCGAGTTGATCGTGCAGCACGCCGACGAGCCCGGTCGGGCCCTCGTAGGACGGTGGCGCCAGCCCCAGCCGGTTCGCGAGATCGGGGTCCGAAGAGGACGCCACGACGCCGAGCGGGCGGGTGTGCGGCGCCACGCCAACAGTTGCGCCGAGGGTGACCACCACCTGTACCCCGCAGTGGTAGGCGACCCGGGCGACGTGCTCCGCGAAGGTGGGCCAGCGCAGGTGCGGCTCGACACCGGCGAGTAGAACCAGGTCACGGCCCGATACGCCCGAAGCGGCGGCGAAGTGGTTCTCGGGCC
Encoded here:
- a CDS encoding PAC2 family protein, whose amino-acid sequence is MSELHWDDDPELDAPLMVVAFEGLFDAAGAATTAVARLAERHGAEAFARIDPDPFFDFTQRRPEIAFDEAAVRTVVWPENHFAAASGVSGRDLVLLAGVEPHLRWPTFAEHVARVAYHCGVQVVVTLGATVGVAPHTRPLGVVASSSDPDLANRLGLAPPSYEGPTGLVGVLHDQLDRAGIPAVSLRVAVPHYVPSPPNPEATRSLLARLELVLGVDGGAEELDDDARDWRRQVDAAVAEDPEIADYVAELERSVDSSDELVPSAEELAEELEAWLRGRQS